From Cumulibacter manganitolerans:
GCGCCCGGATGCGCGGCGGCGGGCTGAACTCCCGCGCCATCACCCTCGGCGTCCTGGTCATCTGCTGCGTGCTGCTGCTGATCATCCCGGTCTCGAACTACCTGCGCCAGCGCGGGCAGATCGAGCAGCTGCAGGACCAGATCGCCGAGAAGAAGGCGTCGATCGAGCAGCTCACCGACCGCAACGAGCTGCTCGACGACCCGGCCTACATCAAGGCCCAGGCCCGCGACCGGCTGAACTTCATCGAGCCCGGGGAGCAGATGTACGTCGTCGCCAACAACAACCCCGGCTCGGACGCCGCCGCGCAGAAGAAGGCCGAGGAGCGTGCCGCGAAGAAGCAGGGCACGTCGGCGGGGGAGGATCTCGCCGATTCGATCGCCGAGGCGGACGGTCCCCCGAAGTGACCGGCCACGAGGAGTTCACCGACGCCGACCGGGTCGCCGTCCAACACCAGCTCGGCCGCGAGCCGCGCGCGACCCGCGCCGTCGCCCACCGCTGCCCGTGCGGGCTGCCGGACGTGGTGCAGACCAACCCCCGCACCGAGGACGGCACGCCGTTCCCCACGATGTACTACCTCACCTGTCCGCGTGCGGCGTCCGCGATCGGCACCCTCGAGGCCGGCGGGCTGATGAAGGAGATGACGCAGCGGCTGCAGGAGGATCCCGCCCTGGCCGCCGCGTACCGCGCCGCGCACGAGCAGTACCTGGCGACGCGGGACGCGATCGAGCCGCTGGGCCACGGCACCACCGCCGGCGGGATGCCCACGCGGGTGAAGTGCCTGCACGTCCTCGTCGCGCACTCGCTGGCCGAGGGCCCCCGCGTGAACCCGCTCGGCGACGAGGCCCTGGCGATGCTGCCGGAGTGGTGGGCCAAGGGCCCGTGCGTCGACGTGGCGGCACCGCTGCCGCCGCCGAAGAAGGGCAAGCGCTAGGTGCCCGAGCGGGTCGCCGCGATCGACTGCGGCACCAACACCCTGCGCCTGCTCGTCGCCGACGTCGACCCGTCGGCGCCGGTTCCCGTGCGCCAGGTCGTCCGGGAGATGCGCACCGTGCGGCTCGGAGAGGGCATCGAGCGCACCGGCGAGTTCGCCCCGGCGGCCCTCGAGCGCACCGAGGCGACCATGCGCGAGTACGCCGCCATCATCGAGGCGCACGGCGTGCCCGGGCCGGGAGTCGTGCGGATGGTCGCCACCAGCGCCAGCCGCGACGTCCGCAACCGCGACCGGCTGGTCGAGATCGCCCGCGCGACCGTCGGCGTCCGGCCCGAGGTCGTCAGCGGTGACGAGGAGGGCCGGCTGACCTTCGCCGGCGTGCTGAGCGGGCTGCCCGTGGACGAGCCCACCGTCGTGGTCGACATCGGCGGCGGCTCGACCGAGCTGATCACCGGCAGCCGCGCGGGCGTGGACGGCGCCGTGTCGACGGACATCGGCGTGGTGCGGCTGAGCGAACGCCACGTGCACAGCGACCCGCCGGCCGGCCCGGAGCTGGCACGGGTCGAGGCAGACGCGCGCGCCGCCGTCCGCGCGGCGCTCGCCGAGCTCCGCCCGGTGGCCGGGCGGCCGGTCGTCGGCGTCGCCGGCACCGCCACGACGGCCGCGGCGATCGCCGCCGGGCTGGACTCGTACGACCCCGCGTCGATCCACGGCTCGCGGGTCTCCTACCCGGACGTCGTGCGGGTGCTGCGGTGGAGCTGCGCCACCGACACGGCCGGCCGCCGCGCGCATCCGGCGATGCACCCGGGACGCGCGTCGGTGTTCCCCGCGGGGATGGTGATCCTGGACGTCGTGCTCCGCGAGCTCGCCGCCGACGCCCTCGTCGTCAGCGAGAGCGACATCCTCGACGGCATTGCGCTGTCAATCGGCGCGGCCCGGTAGTCCACAACCGGCCCGGCCGCCCACAGCCGCGCGGCGGCGCGCCCGTCCCTGCCGAGCACCCCTTAGCGTCGCCGGGGTGGACACCGCAACCTTCATCGCCGCGGCCGGCGTCGACCCCTACGCCAAGGCCGACGAGATCGTGACGGCGCGGCCGGCGGAGGTGAGCGCCCTCGGCGCCGCGTTCCTCGCCGCGGCCGAGGCGCTCAGCGAGTCCGGGAGCACGGCGGGCGTCGCCGCGCAGCTCGCCGATGCATCGACAGCGTTCGATGGAGCGGCGCCGACCGACCTGCTGTCCGAGGTCGCCGCCGTCCAGGCCGCGCTGCACGCCGACCCGTCGCGGCTCGCGGCGATCGGGGCGCCGCTGTGCGCGTTGGCCGAGGCGATCTACGCCGCCCAGCTGTGTGTCGGCGACCTGCTCGCCGACCTCGAGCAGCAGTGCGTCGCCGTCGTCCTCGCGTACCGGAACGCCGCGGCGAGCGCGCCGGCGACCGGCGTCGACCCGCGGGCGGCGTACACCGCGGAGGGAGCCGGGATCGTTCAGGCGGTGCACGCGCAGATCGCGGCCCGCGTCGACCAGCACGACGCGGTCGCGGCCGAGGTCCTGGCGGCGCTGCAGGACGCCGGCTACCTGATGCCGCCGGACGTCGACGCGACCACCGGCGGCGGGATGGCCGGCCCACAGCCCTGGCAGTGCCCCGCCATCCCGCAGGGCAGCCCGGCGCAGACCGCCGCCTGGTGGGCCGGGCTGAGCCCCCAGCAGCAGGCGGCGTGGCTGCAGCAGCGTCCGGCCGAGCTGGCCGCGGTCGCGGGGCTCCCCGCGGCGGTCTACGACCTGGTCAACAGGCGCGAGCTCGCCGACGACGGCGCGGCCGCCCGTCAGCAGGTGGCCGCCGCGCTGGCCGACCTGACGGCGTGCGGGGCGTACGACGAGGCGGTGGCGCGTGGGATCATCACCTCGCCCGAGGACCTGTTCGCGCTGGGCGCCGACGAGGCGCTGCAGATCAGCGAGCTCTCGAACGAGGCGGCGTTGGCGATGTCGGTGCTGCTGGCCTCCGCGACGCTGATGAGCAAGATCCACGGCACCGAGACGTCGATCGCCGCCGAGCCCGGCGGACCGCCGCGCTATCTCCTCGAGTACGACCTGGACGACTTCGGGGGAGACGGCACCGCCGTCATCGCGCTCGGTGACGTGGACGCCGCCGAGCACGTCGCCGTGCTCGTGCAGGGCGCGACGCACGACCTCACCAGCATCGCCGGCCAGACCGCATCCGCCGCCGCGGTGCTCGGCATGATGGACGAGCTCGGAGCCGGCTCCAACGCGGTCGTCGTCTACGAGGGGTACGACAACCCCACCCTTCCCGAGGCGCTCTCCGGAGCGCAGGCCGTGGCCGGCGCCGGCTATCTGCTGGACGACCTCGCCGGCTGGCAGGCCGCGCACCAGCAGGCGACCGGGACGGCGGCGCACACGACGCTGATCGGGCACTCGTACGGCACCGTGGTCGCGTCGTACGCGATGCAGCAGGGCGGCAGCGGTCTCGTCGACGACCTCGTGGTCTACGGATCACCCGGGCTGGCGGTCGAGGACGTCGGCGAGCTCGGTCTGCCCGGCGCGCACGTGTTCGCCGCGCTGGACCCGGATGACGTCCTGCAGGATCTGGCGAACCTCGAGCAGCAGCTCGGCGCCCCGTCGCTGTACGGCGTCGATCCCGCCGATCCGAGCTTCGGCGGCACCGTGCTCAGCACCTGGGGCGTCGACGGGCACGGCGACTACTTCGGCTACCAGGACGGTCAGCCCACCGACACCCTCCACTCGGCCGGGGCGGTGGCCGCGGGGGCCTACGGCCAGGCGAGGGTGCGCTAGAGCCGCTTGGTGGCCCGGATCGCCTCGAGCCGCCCGACCTCGGTCGAACTCGTGAGCGCGACGCCCGGCGGCGGGTTGGTGCCGGCGAAGATGCGATGCGCCTCCTGGGCGCTGCGCTCGGCGGCATAGTTCACCACGATGATGCTCATCGCGGTGAGCGCCGCCCACATCAGCGCGTCGGCCAGCTTCGGCTCCTCGATCGGCCGCGGCAGCAGGCCCAGCTTCTCGGCCTCCTTGTTGGCCTTCTCCTGCTCCTTGCGACGCTGCAGCGACGGCGGCTCGGTGCCGGTGGCGCTGCGCCAGGAGCTCTCCAGCCGCGAGCTCACGAACTTGTTCAGCGGGATCGCGATGAGGCCCGCGAGGATCTTCACTCCGGTGCCGGCCATGTCGGCTCCTCTACGTCGGTCGTCGGCTCGCCCGGGCTCGCGCCCTGGCGAATCAGGATCGTGACAAACCTAGTCGATCCGCCGCGCGCGTGGCGGGTGATCAGTTGACGGTGGCCGGCGAGTCGCTCAGCGTCTGCAGCACCGCCGGATCCTGCGCGCCCATCCACTCCAGGACGTGCTGGTACGTCGTGCACACGACGCCCTGCTTGCCGCACGCCTCGAGCATGAACTGCTCCGCGGCGGGGTTGAAGGCGTTCCCGGACCAGTCGTTGAAGTGGTTGCCGATGACCAGCGGGGCGTGGTTGCCGGCCAGCGCCGCCTGCAGCATCGACCGGTAGGTGTCCAGGACCATCTGGGTGATCTGCGGGGCGCTCGCCGGGTCGTCGGCGCCGTTGTTGAACCGGATCCAGAAGTTGTAGTCCATCGCGATCGTGCTCTTGCCGGACGCCGGGATCCGCACGTAAGGCATGTAGAACTCCCAGATGCCCTGGATCAGCTTCGGCCAGACCAGCCCGCTGCTGACGAGGCTGGTGTCGTACGTCAGGCCGTGGGCGAGCAGGGCCGGGAAGAACATCTCCGGCTTGCCCTCGAGGCACGGCGTGCGCTCGCCCTTGATGTCGGCGGCGGTCACCGTGAGCGCCGGGCCGGGCACCGACCCGATCGACTGGTAGCTCGCCAGGAAGGTGAAGAACTGGTCGAGCTCGCTGTTCCACTGGGCGGTCGTCCAGTCCTTGCCCGAGGGCGCGGCGCCGGCGCAGAAGTGGCCGTTGAAGTGCGTCCCGACCTCGTGACCGGCGGCCTTGGCGGCGTTGAGCGCCGCGACGGTGTCGGCGACGCGCTGCGGCGTGCCCCCGAAGCCGACGGACGACGTGCCGGGGGCGTGGCCCGGCCCCTGGTAGGCGCTCTTGGCGGCGTCCGTCAGCAGGTAGGTGCCGGTCAGGAAGCCGGTGAACCGGGCGTCGACCTTCTTGGCGGCCGCGGAGAAGGTGGTCCACTTCTGCGCCGACCCGGCGCCGTCGAAGCTGAAGATGATGAACTGCGGAGGCGCCTGGCCGGGGGCCAGCTTGCTGATCGGGAAGTTCGGCTGCGCCGCATCGGGCGTCGGGCCACCGCTCGAGGGCGCGGACGGGGCGGACGTGGGCGGCGACGATGCGGCGGGGGCGGACGACGTCTCCGAGCTGTCGTCGCCGGACGGCGCCGCGCCGGACGTCGACGACGGACCCGCCGCCACCTGCTCGTCGTGCTTGCCGGTGCTGTGCTGCACCACGACGGCGAAGATCACCACCAGCACGACGCACAGCCCCACCAGAGCGGCCTGCCGGCCTGCCTTGTCGCGCACTTCGGCCCCCATGCGTCTCGAGCCCGACCTCGGGCGGGGTGCGGCCCCCGCCCCGGCGGCCCTGGCTCCCCGGGACGAGTATCCGCCCGGACGCGGCCGGCCCGGCGGATCGCCACGCGGCCGGCGGCGTCCGGTCCGGCGCCCGCCGGTATCGTGAGCCGGGCCGCCCCTGTAGCCCAATCGGCAGAGGCAGGCGACTTAAAATCGCCGCAGTGTGGGTTCGAATCCCACCGGGGGCACGCACAGATACGTAACCTCTGTGTATGGCGGAACAACCTCGCGTCGTGCTTCGTTGAAGGGGCGAGGACTTTTCCTACCCCAGACCGGTTGGCCCACGGGCCACGAGCTCTTCAGGAGAGACGAGTGAGCAATCCTTCGCTCAAGCGGGTGGTCAGCGGTGCCGTGACCGCACCGCAGCAGGGCTACCAGACGTGGAGCATGCCCGGCCAGCAGTCGGCGTACGGCCAGGGCATGCCGGGCGGCGCTCCCGGCTTCGCGCCACCGGGCTACCAGCAGGGCTATCCGCAGCAGGGCTACCAGCCGGGCTACCAGCAGCCGCCGGTGCGCAGCGCCTCGAGCTACCTGGACATGAACGACGTGGTCACCAAGACGGCGGCGTCCGTCGTCACGGTCATCGTGGCCGCGATCGCCACCTGGGTGGTGCTCGGGCCGTCGGAGGCGGAGGTGTACCGCCAGGGCGGCGCCGCGTACTCGGCCCTGATGGGCGCGACCTTCGTGGGCATGATCGTCGGCCTCGTGCTCGGCTTCGTCAACGCCTTCAAGAGGACGCCGAGCGCGCCGCTGGTGCTGGCCTACTGCGTGGCCG
This genomic window contains:
- a CDS encoding Bax inhibitor-1/YccA family protein; protein product: MSNPSLKRVVSGAVTAPQQGYQTWSMPGQQSAYGQGMPGGAPGFAPPGYQQGYPQQGYQPGYQQPPVRSASSYLDMNDVVTKTAASVVTVIVAAIATWVVLGPSEAEVYRQGGAAYSALMGATFVGMIVGLVLGFVNAFKRTPSAPLVLAYCVAEGVFLGGLTGVFEQFYPGIAVQAVLGTMGVFVGMLVVYRTGAIRVTPKFQRWLAAAVIGAVVLMLFNLVYWLITGQASFLRDGGPMAIGFSLLMIGIAAFTLLSDFDLAEQAIRRGAPKVFAWGIAFGLVTSLVWLYIEILRLLSYFRE
- a CDS encoding FtsB family cell division protein, which gives rise to GATWSSGRGPAATSGRSAGARSTARPGSKPVRRSPDRPTQVRRSAAQPMRATDAAAARARMRGGGLNSRAITLGVLVICCVLLLIIPVSNYLRQRGQIEQLQDQIAEKKASIEQLTDRNELLDDPAYIKAQARDRLNFIEPGEQMYVVANNNPGSDAAAQKKAEERAAKKQGTSAGEDLADSIAEADGPPK
- a CDS encoding DUF501 domain-containing protein, with amino-acid sequence MTGHEEFTDADRVAVQHQLGREPRATRAVAHRCPCGLPDVVQTNPRTEDGTPFPTMYYLTCPRAASAIGTLEAGGLMKEMTQRLQEDPALAAAYRAAHEQYLATRDAIEPLGHGTTAGGMPTRVKCLHVLVAHSLAEGPRVNPLGDEALAMLPEWWAKGPCVDVAAPLPPPKKGKR
- a CDS encoding alpha/beta hydrolase, giving the protein MDTATFIAAAGVDPYAKADEIVTARPAEVSALGAAFLAAAEALSESGSTAGVAAQLADASTAFDGAAPTDLLSEVAAVQAALHADPSRLAAIGAPLCALAEAIYAAQLCVGDLLADLEQQCVAVVLAYRNAAASAPATGVDPRAAYTAEGAGIVQAVHAQIAARVDQHDAVAAEVLAALQDAGYLMPPDVDATTGGGMAGPQPWQCPAIPQGSPAQTAAWWAGLSPQQQAAWLQQRPAELAAVAGLPAAVYDLVNRRELADDGAAARQQVAAALADLTACGAYDEAVARGIITSPEDLFALGADEALQISELSNEAALAMSVLLASATLMSKIHGTETSIAAEPGGPPRYLLEYDLDDFGGDGTAVIALGDVDAAEHVAVLVQGATHDLTSIAGQTASAAAVLGMMDELGAGSNAVVVYEGYDNPTLPEALSGAQAVAGAGYLLDDLAGWQAAHQQATGTAAHTTLIGHSYGTVVASYAMQQGGSGLVDDLVVYGSPGLAVEDVGELGLPGAHVFAALDPDDVLQDLANLEQQLGAPSLYGVDPADPSFGGTVLSTWGVDGHGDYFGYQDGQPTDTLHSAGAVAAGAYGQARVR
- a CDS encoding Ppx/GppA phosphatase family protein; the encoded protein is MPERVAAIDCGTNTLRLLVADVDPSAPVPVRQVVREMRTVRLGEGIERTGEFAPAALERTEATMREYAAIIEAHGVPGPGVVRMVATSASRDVRNRDRLVEIARATVGVRPEVVSGDEEGRLTFAGVLSGLPVDEPTVVVDIGGGSTELITGSRAGVDGAVSTDIGVVRLSERHVHSDPPAGPELARVEADARAAVRAALAELRPVAGRPVVGVAGTATTAAAIAAGLDSYDPASIHGSRVSYPDVVRVLRWSCATDTAGRRAHPAMHPGRASVFPAGMVILDVVLRELAADALVVSESDILDGIALSIGAAR
- a CDS encoding polysaccharide deacetylase family protein, with protein sequence MRDKAGRQAALVGLCVVLVVIFAVVVQHSTGKHDEQVAAGPSSTSGAAPSGDDSSETSSAPAASSPPTSAPSAPSSGGPTPDAAQPNFPISKLAPGQAPPQFIIFSFDGAGSAQKWTTFSAAAKKVDARFTGFLTGTYLLTDAAKSAYQGPGHAPGTSSVGFGGTPQRVADTVAALNAAKAAGHEVGTHFNGHFCAGAAPSGKDWTTAQWNSELDQFFTFLASYQSIGSVPGPALTVTAADIKGERTPCLEGKPEMFFPALLAHGLTYDTSLVSSGLVWPKLIQGIWEFYMPYVRIPASGKSTIAMDYNFWIRFNNGADDPASAPQITQMVLDTYRSMLQAALAGNHAPLVIGNHFNDWSGNAFNPAAEQFMLEACGKQGVVCTTYQHVLEWMGAQDPAVLQTLSDSPATVN